A single window of Phycisphaeraceae bacterium DNA harbors:
- a CDS encoding mechanosensitive ion channel, translating into MIATATPAQNPDQLAQAAQAAAEKAAEAAQAAADAAKAAVASLSPPPAPVPEDKPLIDITNLDYETVVHVAEQYGVPTVKALLIFLAAIIISSWASRTIRKALLRTKFDITLSKFLANAARWGILIFALLAILSVFGIQTASFAVVIGAMGLAIGLAFQGTLSNFASGIMLLIFRPFKVGDVVNAAGVFGKVDEIELFFTTIDTLDNRRLIVPNTKLFGDTIENFTYHTKRRADINVGVAYGAKIDETRAALLRAVDRVERRLKTEEHAVVLDGFGDSAINWQVRVWVPTAAWGLARQEIIQRIKESLDEAKISIPFPQRDVHLFRPGKGG; encoded by the coding sequence ATGATCGCGACAGCAACGCCCGCCCAGAACCCCGACCAGCTCGCGCAGGCCGCCCAGGCGGCGGCGGAGAAGGCAGCAGAAGCGGCGCAGGCCGCCGCCGACGCGGCCAAGGCCGCCGTCGCGTCGCTCTCGCCTCCCCCGGCCCCGGTCCCCGAGGACAAGCCACTGATCGACATCACCAACCTCGACTACGAGACGGTGGTGCACGTGGCCGAGCAGTACGGCGTGCCGACGGTCAAGGCGCTGCTGATCTTCCTGGCGGCGATCATCATCTCCTCGTGGGCCAGCCGCACCATCCGCAAGGCGCTGCTGCGCACGAAGTTCGACATCACGCTGTCGAAGTTCCTCGCGAACGCGGCGAGGTGGGGCATCCTCATCTTCGCGCTGCTGGCGATCCTGAGCGTGTTCGGCATCCAGACCGCGAGTTTCGCGGTGGTGATCGGCGCGATGGGCCTGGCGATCGGCCTGGCGTTTCAGGGCACGCTGTCCAACTTCGCGTCGGGCATCATGCTGCTCATCTTCCGGCCCTTCAAGGTGGGCGACGTCGTGAACGCCGCCGGGGTGTTCGGCAAGGTCGACGAGATCGAGCTGTTCTTTACGACGATCGACACGCTGGACAACCGTCGCCTGATCGTGCCGAACACGAAACTCTTCGGCGACACGATCGAGAACTTCACCTACCACACCAAGCGGCGCGCCGACATCAACGTGGGCGTCGCGTACGGCGCGAAAATCGACGAGACCCGTGCCGCGCTGCTGCGCGCCGTCGATCGCGTCGAGCGCCGGCTGAAGACCGAAGAGCACGCCGTCGTGCTCGACGGGTTCGGCGATTCGGCGATCAACTGGCAGGTGCGCGTGTGGGTGCCGACCGCCGCCTGGGGGCTTGCGCGCCAGGAGATCATCCAGCGCATCAAGGAATCGCTGGACGAGGCGAAGATCAGCATCCCCTTCCCGCAGCGCGATGTGCACCTGTTCAGGCCCGGCAAGGGCGGGTGA
- a CDS encoding DUF481 domain-containing protein, producing the protein MTRSILSLASCSFVALAGAASGAEFNTSLALDAAEVMRQDAAAAAQPDADAAIVPPQPSSWKEGWEGSVELGLNGTTGNSERVSFRGGVSGRRQTDDYDTRLGFFFLYARDDGDTSDNRVALDARNDWLFKESPWRFFATLRSEYDQFQDWNTRTAVFIGPGYEFIKNDKTLLVGRLGIGGNYRTGGNDDGFTPEALIGADFEHRITERQKIFLTGEIYPNLDDGGEFRGLARGGWEILVDPDVNMTLKIGFENRYDSDPGGDAKKNDFDYYLALVWAF; encoded by the coding sequence GTGACCCGTTCCATTCTTTCCCTCGCTTCGTGCTCCTTTGTCGCACTCGCTGGCGCGGCGTCCGGCGCCGAGTTCAACACCTCGCTCGCGCTCGACGCCGCCGAGGTCATGCGTCAGGACGCCGCCGCCGCCGCCCAACCGGACGCCGACGCCGCGATCGTCCCTCCCCAGCCCTCGTCGTGGAAAGAGGGGTGGGAGGGCTCCGTCGAGCTGGGCCTCAACGGCACGACCGGCAACAGCGAGCGTGTCTCGTTCCGCGGCGGGGTGAGCGGGCGACGCCAGACCGACGATTACGACACGCGCCTGGGCTTCTTCTTCCTCTACGCGCGCGACGACGGCGACACCTCCGACAACCGCGTCGCGCTCGACGCGCGCAACGACTGGCTCTTCAAGGAATCCCCCTGGCGATTCTTCGCCACGCTGCGCTCCGAGTACGACCAGTTCCAGGACTGGAACACGCGCACCGCGGTCTTCATCGGCCCCGGCTACGAGTTCATCAAGAACGACAAGACGCTCCTCGTCGGGCGACTGGGTATCGGCGGCAACTACCGCACCGGCGGAAACGACGACGGGTTCACCCCCGAAGCCCTCATCGGCGCCGACTTCGAGCACAGGATCACCGAGCGCCAGAAGATCTTCCTCACCGGCGAGATCTACCCCAACCTCGACGACGGCGGCGAGTTCCGAGGCCTCGCGCGCGGCGGGTGGGAGATCCTCGTCGACCCCGATGTCAATATGACGCTGAAGATCGGCTTCGAGAACCGCTACGACTCCGATCCCGGCGGCGACGCCAAGAAGAACGACTTCGATTACTACCTCGCCCTCGTCTGGGCGTTCTGA